In Mixta intestinalis, the following are encoded in one genomic region:
- the smg gene encoding DUF494 family protein Smg, producing MFDVLMYLFETYIHSEAEMRVDQDKLTDDLADAGFHRDDIYNALNWLEKLADYQEGLVAPILLTTDPLSMRIYTDQECQRLDASCRGFILFLEQIQVLNLETREMVIERIMALDTLEFDLEDLKWVVLMVLFNIPGCENAYQQMEELLFDANEGMMH from the coding sequence ATGTTCGACGTACTAATGTACTTGTTTGAAACTTATATTCACAGCGAAGCAGAGATGCGCGTTGATCAGGATAAACTGACGGACGATCTGGCCGATGCTGGCTTTCATCGTGATGATATTTATAATGCGTTGAACTGGCTGGAAAAACTAGCAGATTATCAGGAAGGCCTTGTTGCGCCGATACTGCTGACCACCGATCCGCTCTCGATGCGTATCTATACCGATCAGGAATGTCAGCGTCTTGATGCCAGCTGTCGCGGTTTCATTCTGTTTCTTGAGCAGATTCAGGTGCTCAATCTGGAAACGCGCGAAATGGTTATCGAACGGATAATGGCTCTGGATACGCTTGAGTTCGATCTGGAAGATCTAAAATGGGTGGTGTTGATGGTGCTGTTTAACATCCCAGGATGCGAAAATGCCTATCAGCAAATGGAAGAACTGCTTTTTGACGCTAATGAAGGAATGATGCACTGA